One Acidiferrobacter thiooxydans DNA window includes the following coding sequences:
- the sdhC gene encoding succinate dehydrogenase, cytochrome b556 subunit, which produces MSRARPQDLGLRTLRLPVGAWASLLHRITGVLLIAVVGLAVGLLRTSLQGPGGFQQVANAVRGPWGHVIGPLAILVAAEHLYSGMRHLAHDVGWGFGREHARLTAGAVMILAVVTALAAVSAWP; this is translated from the coding sequence ATGTCTCGTGCACGCCCGCAAGACCTGGGCCTTAGGACCCTGCGCCTGCCGGTGGGGGCCTGGGCCTCCCTTTTGCACCGCATCACGGGCGTCCTTTTGATTGCTGTGGTGGGGCTCGCGGTTGGGCTTTTGCGGACCTCTCTGCAAGGCCCGGGGGGTTTTCAGCAGGTGGCAAACGCGGTCCGCGGTCCGTGGGGGCATGTGATCGGACCGCTTGCGATCCTGGTGGCGGCCGAGCACCTCTACAGCGGGATGCGCCATCTCGCGCATGATGTCGGTTGGGGATTCGGGCGCGAGCACGCGCGCCTAACGGCCGGCGCGGTCATGATCCTGGCGGTAGTGACCGCGCTTGCGGCGGTGTCGGCATGGCCCTGA
- the sdhD gene encoding succinate dehydrogenase, hydrophobic membrane anchor protein yields MALSDRNLGSRRAGSGAYLLVRASALVIAGGALVFMALIADLPRFGYGPWQALLRETAVRILLAGWLSAVALHAYLGCDSILKDYVHNVFARFVGLMVIALGLLALVVYGVVAVWV; encoded by the coding sequence ATGGCCCTGAGCGATCGGAATCTCGGCAGTCGCCGCGCCGGCAGCGGTGCCTATCTGCTCGTGCGCGCAAGCGCGCTTGTGATCGCCGGCGGGGCGCTCGTGTTCATGGCCCTGATCGCCGACCTCCCGCGCTTTGGCTACGGTCCCTGGCAGGCGCTCTTGCGCGAGACCGCTGTGCGTATCCTGCTGGCCGGTTGGCTTTCGGCGGTGGCGCTGCATGCCTATCTCGGCTGCGACTCGATTCTGAAGGATTATGTCCATAACGTCTTCGCGCGCTTTGTCGGTCTCATGGTGATCGCCCTAGGCCTGCTTGCGCTGGTCGTTTATGGCGTGGTGGCGGTGTGGGTGTGA
- the sdhA gene encoding succinate dehydrogenase flavoprotein subunit, with product MSTRLPRRQFDCLVLGAGGAGLRAALQLADGDAHVAVVSKVFPTRSHTVAAQGGVNAALGNVLPDSWHWHMYDTVKGGDYLGDQDAIEYLCRAASRLVIELEHYGVPFSRIDDGRIYQRKFGGQSQNFGGEQAARTCAAADRTGHAILHALYQQNIRAKTHFFDEFFAIDLLRDADGSTLGALVLEIETGDLFVIESKTTLIATGGAGRMYRTSTNALINTGDGLAIALRAGLPLQDMEFIQFHPTGLAGLGVLITEGARGEGGYLVNGRGERFMEHYAPHARDLASRDVVSRAIHMEVSEGRGCGPRGDYVELKLDHLGDDTIRKRLPGIRDTVLRFAHIDPARTPIPVYPTAHYIMGGIPTNRFGQVVAPERHGPEAPQPGLYAVGECACVSVHGANRLGGNSLLDIIVFGRAAGNHILAALKEQRYHKPLPGEAVERAQERVRRWERPGEESVEALGAELRRVMERYCGVFRTQDVLDEGVRRVREIRERLAYAGLRDHSRVFNTARIEALELENLVEVALATVVSAAARHESRGAHSRVDHPERDDRHWLKHTLYLRAGETIDYKPVRMKPLTVDSFPPIARIY from the coding sequence GTGAGCACGCGCCTGCCGCGCCGCCAGTTCGATTGCCTGGTGCTGGGCGCCGGCGGCGCCGGTCTGCGCGCGGCCTTGCAGCTTGCCGATGGCGATGCCCACGTGGCCGTGGTGTCCAAGGTCTTTCCCACGCGTTCGCACACCGTGGCCGCGCAAGGCGGGGTGAATGCGGCCCTTGGAAACGTGCTGCCGGATTCCTGGCACTGGCATATGTACGATACGGTCAAGGGCGGCGATTATCTGGGCGATCAGGACGCGATCGAGTATCTCTGCCGGGCGGCGAGCCGGCTTGTCATCGAACTCGAACACTATGGGGTGCCGTTTTCACGCATCGATGACGGCCGTATCTACCAGCGCAAATTCGGCGGGCAGAGCCAGAATTTCGGGGGCGAGCAGGCGGCGCGCACCTGCGCTGCGGCCGATCGCACGGGCCATGCCATCCTCCACGCCCTCTATCAGCAGAATATCCGCGCCAAGACCCATTTCTTCGATGAGTTTTTCGCCATCGACCTGTTGCGTGATGCCGACGGCAGTACCCTGGGCGCGTTGGTCCTCGAGATCGAGACCGGCGACCTCTTTGTGATCGAGAGCAAGACCACGCTGATCGCCACGGGTGGCGCCGGACGCATGTACCGCACCAGCACCAATGCCCTGATCAATACCGGTGACGGGCTTGCCATCGCATTGCGCGCGGGTCTGCCCTTGCAGGACATGGAATTCATTCAGTTCCACCCCACCGGACTTGCCGGTCTCGGGGTGTTGATCACCGAGGGCGCGCGCGGCGAGGGCGGGTATCTCGTGAACGGTCGTGGCGAGCGTTTCATGGAACACTATGCGCCGCATGCCCGGGATCTTGCCAGCCGCGACGTGGTGAGCCGGGCGATTCACATGGAGGTGTCGGAGGGGCGTGGCTGCGGGCCGCGTGGCGATTATGTGGAGCTGAAACTGGATCACTTGGGTGATGACACGATCCGCAAACGCCTGCCGGGCATACGCGACACGGTGCTGCGTTTCGCCCATATCGATCCGGCGCGCACCCCGATCCCGGTCTATCCGACCGCCCATTACATCATGGGCGGCATCCCCACGAACCGCTTCGGACAGGTGGTAGCCCCCGAGCGCCACGGCCCGGAGGCGCCGCAGCCCGGGCTCTACGCGGTCGGCGAGTGCGCGTGTGTGTCGGTGCATGGCGCCAACCGCTTAGGCGGCAACTCGCTGCTCGATATCATCGTATTCGGGCGCGCCGCCGGCAACCACATCCTCGCGGCGCTCAAGGAGCAGCGCTACCATAAGCCCCTGCCCGGGGAGGCGGTGGAGCGCGCGCAAGAGCGGGTGCGGCGCTGGGAGCGTCCGGGAGAGGAATCGGTGGAGGCCCTTGGCGCCGAACTCCGGCGCGTCATGGAGCGCTACTGCGGGGTGTTCCGCACCCAGGACGTCCTAGACGAGGGCGTGCGACGGGTACGCGAGATCCGCGAGCGGCTCGCCTACGCCGGGCTGCGTGATCACAGCCGGGTCTTCAACACCGCCCGGATCGAGGCCCTGGAGCTCGAGAATCTGGTCGAGGTGGCGCTCGCTACCGTGGTCTCGGCGGCGGCGCGTCACGAGAGCCGCGGGGCGCATTCGCGGGTCGATCATCCCGAACGTGACGATCGTCACTGGTTGAAGCACACCCTCTATCTGCGCGCGGGGGAGACCATCGATTACAAGCCGGTGCGCATGAAGCCCCTGACCGTCGATTCGTTTCCGCCGATCGCGCGCATTTATTAG
- a CDS encoding succinate dehydrogenase iron-sulfur subunit, whose protein sequence is MRFRIYRYRPEEDSAPVLQDYVLTPEVLDGAVMLLDALMLLKAQDETLGFRRSCREGVCGSDAMNINGRNGLACITPLKDLREPITLRPLPGMPVIRDLVVDLSGFYRQYRAVRPWLIDEGPEPEIERPQSPAERDRLDGLYECILCACCTTSCPSFWWNPERFLGPAALLQAYRFVTDSRDKALGVRLDDLEDPYRLYRCHSIMNCTDVCPKGLDPARAISGIRALLARRRL, encoded by the coding sequence ATGCGCTTTCGCATCTATCGTTATAGACCGGAGGAGGACAGCGCGCCGGTTCTGCAGGATTACGTCCTCACCCCCGAGGTTCTAGACGGTGCGGTGATGCTGCTCGATGCCCTGATGCTTCTCAAGGCTCAGGATGAGACGCTCGGCTTTCGGCGTTCGTGCCGCGAGGGCGTGTGCGGGTCGGATGCCATGAACATCAATGGCCGCAACGGACTGGCGTGCATCACCCCGCTCAAGGATCTGCGCGAGCCGATCACCTTGCGTCCGCTGCCGGGGATGCCGGTGATCCGCGACCTGGTGGTCGATCTCTCGGGGTTTTATCGCCAGTATCGCGCGGTGCGGCCATGGCTCATAGACGAGGGGCCGGAGCCCGAGATCGAGCGCCCCCAGAGCCCCGCCGAGCGCGACCGGCTCGACGGTCTTTATGAATGCATCCTCTGCGCGTGTTGCACGACGAGCTGTCCGTCGTTCTGGTGGAACCCGGAGCGCTTTCTGGGTCCGGCGGCCTTGCTCCAGGCCTATCGCTTCGTCACCGATAGCCGCGACAAGGCGCTCGGCGTGCGCCTGGATGATCTCGAGGACCCCTACCGCCTGTACCGCTGCCATAGCATCATGAACTGCACCGACGTCTGCCCCAAGGGGCTCGATCCGGCGCGCGCCATAAGCGGAATCCGGGCATTGCTCGCCAGGCGCAGACTATGA
- a CDS encoding succinate dehydrogenase assembly factor 2 — MTQAAAVRWRCRRGLLELDLALGRFLEDGYGRLSPPERALFEELLTEHDADLWAWMQGAPAPARYAAILKSFTLPRCDPNDDRLSTTPP; from the coding sequence ATGACGCAGGCCGCGGCGGTGCGTTGGCGTTGTCGACGCGGGCTCCTCGAGCTCGATCTGGCGCTTGGACGTTTCCTGGAAGACGGCTATGGGCGGCTGTCGCCACCTGAGCGCGCCTTGTTCGAGGAACTCCTCACGGAGCACGACGCCGACCTCTGGGCATGGATGCAGGGGGCGCCGGCGCCGGCGCGATATGCCGCCATCCTCAAATCCTTTACACTGCCACGCTGCGACCCAAACGACGACCGCTTGTCAACTACCCCGCCCTAA
- the iscB gene encoding RNA-guided endonuclease IscB codes for MAVLVLDRRKKPLMPCAARRARLLLARGRARVHRMVPFTIRLVDRLQENSTLQPVRLKLDPGSKTTGLALVREQDITDTTREESVRTLTVLMLLELQHRGSVIRDRLTARRAFRRRRRGNLRYRPARFDNRAKPAGWLAPSLRHRVDTTIAWVARLSRLAPVTSLSQELVRFDMQQMQNPEISGAEYQQGTLFGCEIREYLLEKWGRKCAYCGAENAPLEIDHIHPKSLGGSDRVSNLTIACHDCNQAKGNSLPEQFLSKQPERAKKILAQAKAPLRDAAAVNSTRWALCQRLKETGPEVEVASGGRTKWNRHRLHIPKTHSLDAACVGHVDAIRRWQQPVLTIKATGRGSYQRTRLTRHGFPRGYLTRNKSAFGFQTGDLVKAVVTTGTKAGTYLGRVAIRASGSFNIQTGSRLIQGIHHRFCKLIQRADGYGYSWTKRALNKGDAGMGRSATATLSLPGMMGHAAHNDAGVSRATG; via the coding sequence ATGGCGGTATTGGTGTTAGATCGCAGAAAGAAACCACTGATGCCGTGCGCGGCCCGCCGCGCCCGGCTGCTGCTGGCACGCGGTCGGGCGCGGGTGCATCGGATGGTGCCGTTTACGATCCGGTTGGTGGACCGGCTGCAGGAAAACTCTACCCTGCAGCCGGTGCGGTTGAAGCTGGACCCAGGCAGCAAGACCACGGGCCTGGCCTTAGTGCGGGAGCAAGACATCACGGACACAACGAGGGAAGAATCTGTCCGTACCCTCACGGTGCTGATGTTGCTGGAATTGCAGCACCGAGGTTCCGTGATCCGCGACCGGCTCACGGCCCGGCGCGCGTTCCGCCGGCGCCGTCGCGGGAACTTGCGGTATCGTCCCGCCCGCTTCGACAACCGGGCGAAACCGGCGGGTTGGTTGGCGCCCAGCCTGCGCCATCGGGTCGATACGACGATAGCGTGGGTGGCACGTCTTAGCCGACTGGCGCCGGTAACATCCCTGTCGCAGGAACTCGTGCGGTTTGACATGCAGCAGATGCAAAACCCGGAAATATCCGGCGCCGAATACCAGCAAGGCACGCTCTTTGGGTGCGAGATCCGCGAGTACCTGCTGGAAAAGTGGGGCCGGAAATGCGCTTACTGCGGGGCAGAAAACGCGCCCCTGGAAATAGACCACATTCACCCGAAGTCCCTGGGAGGCAGTGACCGGGTGAGCAACCTCACCATCGCCTGTCACGATTGCAACCAGGCCAAGGGCAATAGCCTGCCGGAACAGTTCCTGTCGAAACAGCCGGAACGGGCCAAGAAGATACTGGCCCAGGCCAAGGCGCCATTGCGCGACGCGGCGGCCGTAAACAGCACTCGCTGGGCCTTGTGCCAACGCCTCAAGGAAACAGGCCCGGAGGTGGAGGTCGCGAGCGGCGGCCGGACGAAATGGAACCGCCACCGCCTGCATATCCCTAAGACCCATAGCCTCGATGCCGCCTGTGTCGGACACGTCGATGCCATCCGCCGCTGGCAGCAACCGGTCCTGACCATCAAAGCCACAGGCCGCGGCAGTTACCAGCGCACGCGTCTCACACGCCACGGTTTCCCCCGCGGATATTTGACCCGCAACAAAAGCGCCTTTGGGTTCCAGACCGGGGACCTGGTGAAGGCGGTGGTGACGACGGGCACAAAAGCCGGCACCTATCTCGGCCGCGTCGCCATCCGCGCCAGCGGCAGTTTCAATATTCAGACCGGGAGCAGACTGATACAAGGCATCCATCACCGATTCTGCAAGTTGATACAGCGGGCGGACGGCTATGGATATTCGTGGACGAAGAGAGCTTTGAACAAAGGAGATGCGGGAATGGGGCGGTCTGCGACCGCCACGCTCTCCCTCCCCGGCATGATGGGCCATGCGGCCCACAATGATGCCGGGGTTTCCCGCGCAACTGGATGA
- the serS gene encoding serine--tRNA ligase, with product MIDPKFLRNEPHEVARLLARRGFVLDVETLKALEARRKIAQKETEDRQASRNARAKAIGGAKARGEDITALMAGQEEDAQRLAEAQAELTCVQAAWDELASALPNVPAEDVPDGRSEEDNVEVRRWGDVPAFGFPVRDHVDLGEGLKGLDLAAAAKLAGSRFAVLRGPLARLQRALTQFMLDLHTREHGYTEVYVPYMANRESLFGTGQLPKFAADLFAIADLPYFLIPTAEVPVTNLARDMVYARGELPARYVCHTPCFRSEAGAAGRDTRGLIRQHQFEKVELVQIVAAEDSARAHEQLTGHAEAVLQRLKLPYRVMALCAGDMGFASAKTYDLEVYLPGSGRYREISSCSNFRDFQARRLNARVRDPGQKPEPVHTLNGSGLAVGRTLVAVLENYQEADGGIRIPDALVPYMGGETKIVPPL from the coding sequence ATGATCGACCCCAAGTTTTTAAGAAACGAGCCACACGAGGTCGCGCGACTCCTGGCGCGCCGTGGCTTTGTGCTCGATGTCGAGACGCTGAAGGCGCTTGAGGCGCGCCGCAAGATCGCCCAGAAGGAGACCGAGGACCGTCAGGCGAGCCGCAACGCGCGCGCCAAGGCCATAGGGGGCGCCAAGGCCCGCGGCGAGGATATCACGGCGCTCATGGCCGGTCAGGAGGAGGATGCGCAGCGGCTCGCCGAGGCCCAGGCGGAGCTGACGTGCGTGCAGGCGGCGTGGGATGAGCTGGCGTCGGCCCTCCCCAACGTCCCCGCCGAGGACGTCCCGGATGGGCGCAGCGAGGAGGACAATGTCGAGGTGAGGCGCTGGGGCGATGTGCCCGCGTTCGGGTTTCCGGTACGCGACCATGTGGATCTCGGCGAGGGCCTGAAGGGTCTCGACCTGGCGGCCGCCGCCAAGCTCGCCGGCAGTCGGTTTGCGGTGTTGCGCGGACCGCTTGCCCGCCTGCAGCGCGCGCTCACGCAGTTCATGCTCGACCTCCACACGCGGGAGCACGGCTACACCGAGGTGTATGTACCCTATATGGCCAACCGCGAGAGCCTGTTTGGGACCGGCCAGCTCCCGAAGTTTGCCGCAGACCTCTTTGCGATCGCGGATCTCCCCTATTTCCTGATACCGACAGCCGAGGTGCCGGTGACGAACCTCGCCCGCGACATGGTCTATGCGCGGGGCGAGCTGCCCGCGCGCTATGTCTGTCATACCCCATGTTTTCGCAGCGAGGCGGGGGCCGCCGGACGCGATACTCGCGGCCTTATCCGCCAGCATCAATTCGAGAAGGTCGAACTCGTGCAGATCGTAGCCGCCGAGGATTCGGCGCGCGCCCATGAGCAGCTGACCGGGCATGCCGAGGCGGTGCTGCAGCGCCTCAAGCTACCCTATCGCGTCATGGCGCTGTGTGCGGGCGACATGGGCTTTGCCTCCGCCAAGACCTATGACCTCGAGGTCTATCTGCCCGGCAGCGGCCGCTATCGGGAGATCTCGTCTTGCAGCAATTTTCGGGACTTTCAGGCACGGCGTCTGAATGCCCGCGTCCGTGACCCGGGTCAGAAACCCGAGCCCGTGCATACCCTGAATGGCTCGGGGCTCGCGGTTGGCCGTACGCTGGTCGCGGTGCTCGAGAACTACCAAGAGGCCGACGGGGGCATACGGATCCCCGATGCCTTGGTCCCCTATATGGGTGGTGAGACGAAGATCGTGCCGCCCCTCTAG
- a CDS encoding DoxX family protein, whose protein sequence is MSCQNKGLAVFDLVGRVLLAFIFLFAALGKIEDYDGTRLYMMSYGVPGALLPVVIAVELLGSLAIMVGLWTRYAALLLALFSIAAIVIFHQNLATMTNQIITLAEVSFTGGLILLAVNGAGCLSLDALVKRGKA, encoded by the coding sequence ATGTCATGTCAGAATAAAGGGCTTGCGGTCTTCGATCTCGTCGGGCGCGTACTTCTGGCGTTCATCTTTCTCTTTGCTGCCCTCGGCAAGATCGAGGACTATGATGGGACACGCCTCTATATGATGTCCTATGGAGTCCCCGGGGCGCTGCTGCCGGTCGTGATCGCAGTCGAACTGCTCGGTAGCCTTGCGATCATGGTCGGCCTGTGGACGCGCTATGCGGCCTTGTTGCTCGCCCTATTCTCGATCGCCGCCATCGTCATCTTCCATCAGAACCTGGCGACCATGACGAATCAGATCATAACGCTCGCGGAGGTGAGCTTCACCGGGGGACTGATCCTGCTCGCAGTCAACGGGGCCGGCTGTCTCAGCCTGGATGCCCTCGTGAAGCGTGGCAAGGCCTAG
- a CDS encoding MFS transporter, with translation MSDEDAITLGSAAFRRVNVALFGAGLSTFSTLYCVQPLMPAFSHHYEVSPADSALSLSLTTGVLAVAMLFAGTLADRLGRKPVMTASLFLSALLVLATGLAPDWRVLLVMRALLGITLSGVPAVAMAYINEELHVEAVGLGMGLYIGGSAVGGMSGRLLSGVLASLFGWRMALAAIGIGALIAAFAFWRFLPPSRRFVPHHVAWRTSLASLGEPFQDRGLRWLFAEGFLLMGIFVTYYDYLGYRLMAAPYHFSEAAVGLLFSVYVVGIFSSSWMGHKAGRLGRRRVFWVALALLLAGVAVSFCTQILLILLGMTVLTFAFFGGHSIASSWVGRRAQAKAPAASLYLFFYYLGSAFVSTGGGILYARWGWSGAGGLICGLAGLGLLIAWHLRTLVPVHALTPVASTRPSEP, from the coding sequence ATGTCTGACGAAGACGCGATAACACTCGGAAGCGCCGCCTTCCGGCGCGTGAATGTGGCGCTCTTTGGGGCTGGTCTCTCGACCTTCAGTACACTCTATTGCGTGCAACCCCTCATGCCCGCCTTCTCGCATCACTACGAGGTGAGCCCCGCCGATAGCGCCCTGTCGCTCTCACTCACGACCGGGGTCCTGGCAGTGGCCATGCTCTTTGCCGGCACGCTCGCTGATCGCTTGGGTCGCAAACCGGTCATGACGGCATCCCTGTTTCTATCCGCACTGCTCGTGCTCGCAACCGGTCTCGCCCCAGACTGGCGGGTGTTGCTCGTCATGCGGGCGCTGCTTGGGATCACGCTCAGTGGCGTGCCGGCGGTGGCCATGGCCTATATCAACGAAGAGCTCCATGTCGAGGCCGTGGGCCTTGGCATGGGCCTCTATATCGGCGGTAGCGCGGTCGGCGGGATGTCGGGACGCCTGCTCTCGGGCGTTCTGGCGAGCCTCTTTGGATGGCGGATGGCGCTTGCCGCCATCGGCATCGGTGCCCTGATTGCAGCCTTTGCGTTCTGGCGCTTCCTGCCACCCTCGCGGCGCTTCGTGCCACATCACGTCGCTTGGCGCACCTCGCTTGCAAGCCTTGGCGAGCCCTTTCAAGACAGGGGACTGCGGTGGTTATTTGCCGAGGGGTTCCTGCTCATGGGGATCTTCGTTACCTATTACGATTATCTGGGCTACCGTCTGATGGCCGCCCCCTACCACTTCAGCGAGGCCGCGGTCGGGCTCCTGTTCAGTGTTTACGTGGTCGGGATCTTCAGCTCATCCTGGATGGGCCACAAGGCCGGACGGCTCGGCCGACGCCGGGTCTTCTGGGTGGCCTTGGCCTTGTTGTTGGCCGGGGTTGCCGTGAGCTTCTGCACGCAAATCCTGCTCATATTGCTGGGCATGACCGTGCTCACCTTCGCCTTCTTTGGCGGTCACTCGATCGCGAGCAGCTGGGTGGGGCGACGCGCACAGGCCAAGGCCCCGGCCGCCTCTCTCTATCTCTTCTTTTACTATCTCGGATCAGCCTTCGTCAGCACCGGTGGCGGAATCCTCTATGCACGCTGGGGATGGAGCGGCGCAGGCGGACTGATCTGCGGGCTTGCGGGTCTTGGGCTTCTCATCGCGTGGCATTTGCGCACACTCGTGCCGGTTCACGCCCTCACGCCGGTCGCGTCCACCCGGCCATCCGAGCCATGA
- a CDS encoding PA4780 family RIO1-like protein kinase — protein MRTPKTLAPLLEDGLIDHVIQPLRSGKEADLFVVATAHGVRCAKVYKEARQRGFRQAGLYQEGRTVRDSRRGRAMAKKSRFGRHEREEVWQNAEVDALFRLADAGVRVPTPYLCIDGVLLMELIVDAAGEPAPRLSDLILTAAQAAAIHATLMRDVARMLCAGIVHGDLSEYNVLLDDKGPVIIDLPQHLNAVANNNAAAFFVRDIDHLTAFFGRFAPSLATTDYGREMWALYQTRALQPDTPLTGIYHPESTPPDIAQVLREIDAARREEEHRQARLAAHAEASHAD, from the coding sequence TTGCGCACCCCCAAGACCTTGGCGCCCTTGTTGGAAGACGGGCTCATCGACCATGTGATCCAGCCCTTGCGCAGCGGCAAGGAGGCGGACCTGTTCGTCGTTGCCACCGCCCACGGCGTGCGCTGCGCCAAGGTTTACAAGGAAGCCCGCCAACGCGGCTTTCGTCAGGCTGGGCTCTACCAGGAGGGACGAACCGTCCGCGACAGCCGGCGTGGGCGGGCCATGGCCAAAAAGTCGCGCTTCGGGCGCCACGAACGGGAGGAGGTCTGGCAGAATGCCGAGGTGGATGCCCTTTTTCGGCTCGCCGATGCCGGCGTACGCGTACCGACACCCTATCTCTGCATCGACGGCGTGCTGCTCATGGAGCTCATCGTGGACGCAGCCGGGGAGCCTGCGCCACGCCTTTCCGATCTGATCCTGACGGCCGCCCAGGCGGCCGCCATCCATGCAACCCTCATGCGCGACGTGGCACGCATGCTGTGCGCGGGCATCGTTCATGGCGACCTTAGCGAATACAACGTCCTGCTGGATGACAAGGGCCCGGTCATCATCGACCTGCCTCAGCATCTGAATGCGGTCGCCAACAACAATGCCGCAGCCTTCTTCGTGCGCGATATCGATCATCTCACGGCCTTCTTCGGGCGCTTTGCCCCATCGCTGGCTACGACCGACTACGGACGCGAGATGTGGGCCCTCTATCAAACCCGTGCCCTGCAACCCGACACACCCTTGACCGGGATCTACCATCCGGAATCGACCCCTCCCGATATCGCCCAAGTCCTGCGCGAAATTGACGCTGCACGCCGCGAGGAAGAGCATCGCCAAGCGCGTTTGGCCGCGCACGCCGAGGCAAGCCACGCCGATTGA
- a CDS encoding NRAMP family divalent metal transporter yields MVVPEALLVRVQDRLRIARLRNGPKTLGNRIALWLALIGPGLLVMLGDNDAGGVITYSQTGAVYGLGVFLPIMIPLGIMAYFVQEMTIRLGAVTRRGHAELIWKRYGAFWGIFSIADLVIANILTLMTEFIGVRVGGDVFGLSHWLTVPVTLIFVAFVLVFLRYWTWERIALFIAVLNLVFVPLALLSHPDWSAVGRAFVGGNWLVPGGLLSSGFLVLLSANIGTTIAPWQLFFQQSCIVDKGLLPHDIDASRRDLMLGVTGMVIVAMAIIILTGQHLHVLPNAKDLNVEGVLAALKDHVGGWATDLFALGLIEAGLISSIVITASTAWAMGEALNLPRSLNDAPRKAWAFYAPAVVGSAVSAGVVMLPHVPLGFLNITVQVIATIFMPAAMLFLLMLVNDAELMGPFVNSRNRNIGAVVIMVLLIVCNALYGITTVFPHVFGGAK; encoded by the coding sequence ATGGTGGTGCCGGAGGCGCTGCTGGTGCGCGTGCAAGATCGCCTGCGAATCGCGCGACTGCGTAACGGCCCCAAGACCCTCGGCAACCGCATCGCATTGTGGCTTGCGCTCATCGGCCCCGGTCTTCTTGTCATGCTCGGGGATAATGACGCCGGCGGCGTCATTACCTACTCGCAGACCGGTGCGGTCTACGGTCTCGGGGTCTTTTTGCCGATCATGATCCCGCTCGGCATCATGGCGTATTTCGTTCAGGAGATGACCATACGTCTCGGGGCGGTCACGCGCCGGGGCCATGCGGAGCTGATCTGGAAGCGCTACGGGGCCTTTTGGGGGATATTCTCGATCGCCGACCTCGTGATCGCCAACATCCTGACGCTCATGACCGAGTTCATCGGGGTGCGCGTGGGGGGCGATGTCTTCGGTCTATCGCATTGGCTCACGGTCCCCGTCACGCTCATTTTCGTGGCCTTCGTGCTCGTGTTCCTGCGCTACTGGACATGGGAGCGGATTGCGCTTTTCATAGCCGTTTTGAACCTCGTATTCGTTCCTCTGGCGCTGTTGTCGCACCCCGATTGGTCGGCGGTGGGACGGGCTTTCGTGGGCGGCAACTGGCTGGTGCCCGGGGGATTGCTGTCATCCGGGTTTCTGGTGCTGTTGTCGGCCAATATCGGGACGACGATCGCCCCATGGCAGCTCTTTTTCCAGCAGTCGTGCATCGTCGACAAGGGCCTGCTGCCTCACGACATCGACGCCAGTCGGCGCGATCTGATGCTGGGGGTCACCGGGATGGTGATCGTGGCCATGGCCATCATCATACTGACCGGGCAGCATCTTCATGTGCTTCCCAATGCCAAGGATCTGAACGTGGAGGGCGTTCTCGCGGCCCTCAAGGATCATGTCGGCGGCTGGGCGACGGATCTTTTCGCGCTCGGCCTGATAGAGGCCGGCCTCATCTCATCGATCGTGATCACCGCCAGCACCGCGTGGGCGATGGGGGAGGCGCTCAATCTCCCGCGATCCTTGAACGATGCCCCGCGCAAGGCCTGGGCCTTCTATGCGCCGGCGGTCGTAGGTTCCGCGGTCTCCGCGGGGGTCGTCATGTTGCCGCATGTGCCGCTTGGCTTTTTGAACATCACAGTCCAGGTGATTGCCACGATCTTCATGCCGGCGGCGATGCTGTTTCTTCTCATGCTCGTAAACGACGCCGAACTCATGGGGCCGTTTGTGAATAGTCGTAACCGCAACATCGGTGCGGTCGTAATCATGGTGTTACTGATCGTCTGTAACGCCCTTTATGGGATCACCACGGTGTTCCCGCATGTGTTCGGGGGTGCGAAGTGA
- a CDS encoding DedA family protein: MSHWFLATLAHLIHIATPVMHRYGLWGLVVILFIENMGVVFAPGEAVVVTAGFLAAKGAFGIAEALPLALLASVLGAYVAYGLGTRYGHAGLLRYGKYIGVKPVMVERVHELFRRYGAVIVIVGRYIVPLRQLQGYIAGSAEMGFRPFAIWSAIGAALWVGTWGGGGWWLAQSIPG, encoded by the coding sequence ATGAGTCATTGGTTTCTCGCGACGCTCGCGCACCTCATCCACATCGCCACGCCGGTCATGCATCGCTATGGACTTTGGGGCTTGGTGGTAATCCTGTTCATTGAAAACATGGGGGTCGTGTTTGCGCCAGGCGAAGCCGTCGTAGTCACCGCAGGCTTTCTCGCCGCCAAGGGCGCCTTCGGCATCGCCGAAGCGCTCCCGCTCGCACTGCTCGCCTCGGTGCTCGGCGCCTATGTCGCCTACGGACTGGGGACCCGTTATGGACACGCAGGCCTCTTGCGCTATGGGAAATATATCGGGGTGAAACCCGTCATGGTCGAGCGCGTCCATGAGCTCTTTCGCCGCTATGGCGCGGTGATCGTTATTGTCGGGCGCTATATCGTGCCCTTGCGTCAACTGCAGGGCTATATCGCCGGCAGCGCCGAGATGGGCTTTCGGCCGTTCGCCATCTGGAGCGCGATCGGCGCAGCCCTGTGGGTGGGAACCTGGGGTGGTGGCGGTTGGTGGCTTGCGCAGTCGATTCCAGGCTGA